In Comamonadaceae bacterium OS-1, a single window of DNA contains:
- the dmsA gene encoding dimethyl sulfoxide reductase DmsA, with translation MNKPTHTVRGACPHDCPDTCSLLTTVQDGIAIKVQGNPAHPHTDGVLCTKVSRYTERTYHPERILQPLKRSGPKGSGQYTPVGWDVALGDIAARLQAIAARNPEAILPYSYAGTMGLVQGESIAARFFHTLGASLLDRTICASAGGEGLIHTLGGKVGMQVQFFAESKLILIWGSNSIGSNLHFWRYVQQAKRDGARLVCIDPRKTETAEKCHEHIALRPGTDAALALALMHQLITHDWLDHAYLAEHTVGWPALRERALQWPPERAAEVCGIPVEQITALARDYGRCFVSGQPAAIRLNYGMQRTRGGGNATRAVVSLPALIGAWRHRAGGVLMSSSGQFPVQRAALQRPDLLAGRRPRTINMSTIGDALLDITAAPIEALVVYNSNPVAVAPDSGKVVQGFAREDLFTVVLEHFQTDTADYADYILPATTQLEHWDVHSGYGHTDALLNRPAIAPLGQSKPNTQIFRELAAHMGLTDPCLGESDEVLCRTAYGDQVDFGALLEHGFATIPLPDAPFAHGQFPTPSGKCEFFSDRLAAQGLDGLPDYLPNYEAAGTSTEFPLAMISPPARNFLNSSFVNVTSLRQIEGEPLLEIHADDALPRGITSGAVVRVFNQRGTYRCKAKVSARARVGVVNGLGVWWRKLGLDGSNVNQLTSQQLTDLGRAPTFYDCRVEVALDAPPATDGH, from the coding sequence ATGAATAAACCCACCCACACAGTACGTGGTGCCTGCCCGCACGACTGCCCCGACACCTGCTCGCTGCTGACCACGGTGCAAGACGGCATCGCCATCAAGGTGCAGGGCAATCCGGCCCACCCGCACACCGACGGCGTGCTGTGCACCAAGGTCTCGCGCTACACCGAGCGCACCTACCACCCGGAACGCATCCTGCAGCCGCTCAAGCGCAGCGGCCCCAAGGGCTCGGGCCAGTACACGCCTGTAGGCTGGGACGTGGCGCTGGGCGACATCGCCGCCCGCCTGCAGGCCATTGCCGCCCGCAACCCCGAGGCCATCCTGCCCTACAGCTATGCGGGAACCATGGGGCTGGTGCAGGGCGAAAGCATCGCCGCCCGCTTCTTCCACACCCTGGGCGCGTCGCTGCTGGACCGTACGATCTGCGCGTCGGCAGGCGGCGAAGGCCTGATCCACACGCTGGGCGGCAAGGTCGGCATGCAGGTGCAGTTTTTTGCCGAGTCGAAACTCATCCTGATCTGGGGCAGCAACTCGATCGGCAGCAATCTGCACTTCTGGCGCTACGTGCAGCAGGCCAAACGCGACGGCGCGCGGCTGGTGTGCATAGACCCGCGCAAGACCGAAACCGCCGAAAAGTGCCACGAACACATCGCCCTGCGCCCCGGCACCGATGCCGCGCTGGCCTTGGCCCTGATGCACCAGCTCATCACCCACGACTGGCTGGACCACGCCTACCTGGCCGAGCACACCGTCGGCTGGCCCGCACTGCGCGAACGCGCCCTGCAGTGGCCGCCGGAGCGCGCCGCCGAGGTCTGCGGCATCCCGGTGGAGCAAATTACGGCCCTGGCGCGGGACTATGGTCGGTGCTTTGTATCCGGGCAGCCCGCCGCCATCCGCCTGAACTACGGCATGCAACGCACCCGCGGCGGCGGTAACGCCACCCGCGCTGTGGTCAGCCTGCCCGCGCTGATAGGCGCCTGGCGGCACCGCGCAGGCGGCGTGCTGATGAGCAGCTCGGGCCAGTTCCCGGTGCAGCGCGCGGCCCTGCAGCGCCCCGATTTGCTGGCCGGGCGCAGGCCCCGCACCATCAACATGAGCACCATTGGCGATGCCTTGCTGGACATCACCGCAGCACCGATCGAGGCGCTGGTGGTCTACAACAGCAATCCCGTCGCCGTGGCCCCCGATTCCGGCAAGGTGGTGCAGGGCTTTGCCCGCGAAGACCTGTTCACCGTGGTGCTGGAGCATTTCCAGACCGATACCGCCGACTACGCCGACTACATCCTGCCCGCTACCACGCAGCTGGAGCACTGGGACGTGCACAGCGGCTACGGCCACACCGATGCCTTGCTGAACCGCCCCGCGATCGCGCCGCTGGGCCAGTCCAAACCCAATACCCAGATCTTCCGGGAGCTGGCCGCCCACATGGGCCTGACGGACCCGTGCCTGGGCGAGAGCGACGAGGTGCTGTGCCGCACCGCCTATGGCGACCAGGTGGACTTTGGCGCGCTGCTGGAGCACGGTTTTGCGACGATTCCCCTGCCCGACGCGCCATTTGCCCACGGGCAGTTCCCAACCCCCTCGGGCAAGTGCGAGTTTTTCAGCGATAGGCTGGCAGCGCAGGGCCTGGATGGCTTGCCAGACTACCTGCCCAACTACGAGGCGGCAGGAACATCCACAGAGTTTCCGCTGGCGATGATTTCACCGCCCGCGCGCAATTTCTTGAATTCCAGCTTCGTCAATGTCACCAGCCTGCGCCAGATCGAAGGCGAGCCGCTGCTGGAAATCCATGCCGACGATGCCCTGCCACGGGGCATTACCAGCGGGGCCGTGGTACGCGTCTTCAACCAGCGCGGCACCTACCGCTGCAAGGCCAAGGTATCGGCCCGGGCCCGGGTGGGCGTGGTGAATGGGTTGGGGGTGTGGTGGCGCAAACTGGGGCTGGATGGCAGCAATGTGAACCAGCTCACCAGCCAGCAGCTGACCGATCTGGGCCGTGCGCCCACGTTTTACGACTGCCGGGTGGAGGTGGCGCTGGACGCCCCCCCGGCAACGGATGGCCACTAG
- the proQ gene encoding rNA chaperone ProQ codes for MTTPLAPKAPNTQARKPRPQRVPHGRVVHPLLHTLYDLYPKVFGAQALPLKLGIFHELVANHPDLLEAKALREALGQHTRSTRYLEQVATGVHRHDLQGLPVEPLAPEHVHQAIMEVARRDRAGNSPAAQAKLRLRLRNAFEASGLSRGAYAEQVKPPLEAWNALLDHAYTEDGAAAAKREALLKAFESSGQTLAQFADMYGMDLASTENSLEQAKQDRASKQAE; via the coding sequence GTGACCACTCCCCTCGCCCCGAAAGCTCCCAACACCCAAGCGCGCAAGCCCCGGCCGCAGCGCGTCCCCCACGGCAGGGTGGTGCACCCCCTGCTGCACACGCTGTATGACCTGTATCCCAAGGTTTTTGGCGCACAAGCTTTACCGCTAAAACTTGGCATCTTTCACGAACTGGTGGCCAACCACCCCGATCTGCTAGAAGCCAAGGCCTTACGCGAAGCTCTTGGGCAACACACCCGGTCCACCCGTTACCTGGAACAAGTCGCCACCGGCGTACACCGCCACGACCTGCAAGGCCTTCCTGTAGAGCCCCTGGCACCCGAGCATGTGCACCAGGCCATCATGGAAGTCGCCCGCCGTGACCGTGCAGGCAATAGCCCCGCAGCACAGGCCAAGCTGCGTTTGCGCCTACGCAATGCCTTCGAGGCCTCTGGATTGAGCCGCGGTGCGTATGCAGAACAGGTCAAACCCCCTCTGGAAGCCTGGAACGCCCTGCTGGACCACGCCTATACCGAAGACGGTGCGGCGGCAGCGAAGCGCGAAGCCTTGTTGAAAGCCTTTGAAAGCAGCGGCCAGACCTTGGCGCAGTTTGCCGACATGTACGGCATGGACCTGGCCAGCACCGAAAACTCGCTGGAACAGGCCAAACAAGACCGGGCCAGCAAACAGGCCGAATAG
- the rplQ gene encoding 50S ribosomal protein L17 has product MRHGHGLRKLNRTSSHRLAMLRNMMNSLIEHEAIKTTLPKAKELRRVIEPMITLAKEATVANRRLAFDRLRDRDSVTKLFNDLGPHFKARPGGYTRILKMGFRVGDNAPMAFVELVDRADVKEAVEISADQA; this is encoded by the coding sequence ATGCGCCACGGACACGGACTTCGTAAACTTAACCGCACCAGCTCGCACCGCCTTGCTATGCTGCGCAACATGATGAACTCGCTGATCGAGCACGAGGCCATCAAGACCACTTTGCCCAAGGCCAAGGAATTGCGTCGCGTGATCGAACCCATGATCACTTTGGCCAAAGAAGCGACTGTCGCTAATCGCCGCCTGGCTTTTGACCGTCTGCGTGACCGCGACAGCGTGACCAAGTTGTTCAACGACCTGGGCCCCCATTTCAAGGCCCGTCCAGGCGGCTATACCCGCATCTTGAAGATGGGTTTCCGCGTGGGTGACAATGCGCCTATGGCATTCGTCGAACTGGTTGACCGTGCTGATGTAAAAGAAGCTGTAGAAATATCTGCAGACCAAGCATAA